The DNA sequence ACCAGCTGGGCTGCGCCAGGTTCAAAGAGTATTGCGAATGCATATGCTACGCCGGTCACACAATATACAAGACAAAGCAGCACAATGTAATTATCTGCAAAAGTCGATCTTGGATAGGTAAAGAAATAGAACATTGAGAGGTAAACAACAGGTTTGATCACTGTATTGAAATGATCAATTGTGTCTTTAGAGAGAAAGTATGCCAAGCTGCTCATGCCAGAATCACTCTCCCTCCAGTAGTGTAATTTATCCAGAGAAAAAGATCTCAAGGCAGCTATTTTGCATAGAAGAGCtgaaattaacaataataataaattagaataaagcATTGTACACAAGAATCTGAAAGTCTATTTTCAATAACGTTAAATCTATACTAACTCCATGAAAATCATATTGAAAATCTTCCATTACTTACCCCAAGGTTCAAACAGAAAGTGATTTGATGAGAATATGTTTGTCAGAACAAATGCAAATATGAATTGTGTTATCATGAGCAGTTTGAAATTTCTGTAGTTTGAagagaaaatttattaattatttgtgacGGAAACAGTGACATTATCGATTAATATGTCATTCGGAATTGTGAGAGTTAAGTATTATTGAAAAATGTATAGTCATGCCAATCTTTATGCCTTTATTATTAATCATGCAAATGTAAAAAGTATTGATTCTTTTGTATGTATAAATATCAGTTATCAAGAAAGTTAACTGCTGATTGCTACTTAAGCAATTCACAGAACTTGTTTCTAATTTCTCTTAAGTTCACCCTAAATGCTTTTCAAAATCAGTCTTGCTTTGCTTTTGCTCAAGGTGTTGCAGTTCTGTTAAAAAGCTTCTGCACCTGATGAGAAATGGATTCCTACAACTCTAATGAGAAATTTTGAACTACTTAGCTTGGTAAGCTTCTATGGAGCTCAGGTTCTTCAGTCAAGGTATATATGATCATCTTGAATTGAATACCCATCCCGTCATGCCAACAAATGAAGAAGCCAGTTGGAGAAACTAGATTATCAACTACGGTCTACGCTTATTGTTATGGCAATATGATCAGATTTCTCTCTTAGGAAGAGGCACCTGATGAGGAACTAAGATGTTCCCCAAAAGCGGCCCTAGTTAAATAGATCATTACAGCTAGTTGTAAGCATATTTGGATTAAACAATTACTTCATTGAAATTTGGGGATCATCAGCAAATGAAGTTATCTTCTAATAAACAAGCATACTCCAAGTCATTCTTATGCAAGTCTTTGTTCTATCAAGTATTTGTATGTTCAGATTTTATTCTTCATTTAGGACAAATGTTTTGTGCTGtgattttcaaaaacaattttccAGAGACAACATAATGTTTTAATAGAGGTattaaatagtaatattttaattttatttcagggCCAACCATGTAATTTTAAACTAACAcaataatacaattttagtaGACACATGAATAATCTTACTCTGCAGCCAAAAAATTGTtagtatatatttgtttttgaaaatagaGATACTGGGCACCAGTGCATGAGGCTACCAGTTACCAGTTGGTGGGGTATGAGAAGGATAGATGTACTCAGCCTTAAACCCCACTAGGCAACAAGGTAACAACTTTACTATCATGCAAGGCTCGTCCTTAAAATTATTGCGATATTattacaggaaaaaaaaaaaaaaaaacctgtgcATTATCATCACAGACTAGTTTCCAACATAATTCAAAACATACAATAGCAAAGAAAACTGATATAACATGAAGAGTATTCTGTAGCTTGCTTTATAAGTCAATTAACTTGTAATGCtttagaaaaatgatataaTGTTTTACGACTATGTATTAGAAGTCAATTATCTTACATACAGCAATCACCGTATAGGTGTATCCAGCTGCACCAAAGGTCTGATCACTTGCTTTAGTAAGTGCTCCTAAGCAGGCTCCAgcaagtaataatattaaataatctaTAGCTTGGATCTTAGCCTCTCGTAATCGCTGTTTACCAACCCTGAAACAACATTGGCATGAATTAGGGTTCCACCAACTAACAAGAAAGTGAAGAAACCAAATTGAGAAGGCCAGTTCATTATTAAAAGGTTAGTtgctactctctctctctcatcaaTAGGAAATGGTACTTAATTGAGAAAAGACATGGTGACATTTAAATTCCAATttagtttcataaaaaaaaaaatcaattttagttcCCAAAATACAATAAAGGAGTGGGGCAAGGCGATGACAATCATATATTTTCTCAGAAGAAAAGGTTTTACTTGTACTTTTCCTTCCATTTCTTCAGGCCTCCCTTAAACCACACAGAAATTTAGATCGTgaaaactcaaataaaatttttcaaTCTGCAACATTAACAAAATCTACTGACACTATCCATgctacattttttaaaagaagaacTATTTTCTGCAAGATAATTCTAATGCTCCTGGGAAAAAAATAGCCCATATTAAGGAAGATCTTAATGAGCAGTCTGAAATCTGAAAAATGTTCAAGTTAACAAATAATTGAAGTCATTCGATGGCTTACCGTATAAGGAAGTATTTGTATTGCTTGAATATACCAGGAGTTTTGCGGTCAGAGAAATCCTTTGATTTTAAAAAGTTGAGTCTTATTTTCTCCCTCTTTAGTTCCATACCATTTCTCACATCATCCCATAATTCTCCAACAAAGCTTCTTTCTTCATGGCCAGAGCTATCGGGATCTGTTTCTTTAGCTGGGTTTACAGTTGCATACATATCAAATTGTGCTGCATTCTGCTGCATATCAAGAGGCACAGGGTATCCATTATGAAGCATCCATCTAACTGGCAGCTCTTTATAACTGACTCCTGAACTTCCACTAGGTACTTCTATGCCCTCCAAAATGTCAATGAAGTAATCTGGAGGATTAATGCGCTTTGGAATATTTATCCCAAGGTCTGCAAAGTATTTTTCGACTTTCTTGACTGATCCATGATATACAGTAAGACCACCTTTTGCCAGGAGTATCAAGTCATCAAACATCTGAACCAAAGCATAGCTACAGGAAAAGGTTAAATCCTtaataaatcaaattgaaacaaatcATACTGTTCACAATTCCAAATTAATGCATGGAATACGAGATCAATCTTCAGGTTTCTCATTCATAATGCCCATGCAGAGAGAGGTGTGTAATGGAAACTGGATAAGAATCACACAAAGCTCAGAAATAAGTGTGTATCTCTTCTTCTGGCCCAATATCAAGATGATTTCATATCAGTGGGATCTAGTAAGTGTATAGACGTATAGAACACTCAAACTGAAAAGAAAACACGAAGATAAACCAAGCACTCATGGTACTAGTTCCTCCCAATCAATTCCCATAGTGTTTGTTAGTTCTTATACTCCCTCTTCCTTCCTTATTCCATTTATATTCTCTATGAATCCCCCAAAATTCCCTCTCTACACTTCCCAATTTTCCTGATTTTCTTTCCTAGaaaatctttataaatattGTTCAGATCTAGCCTAAGCTCTCATATTATCCAAAATCCCTCCAGAAGCCAAGTTGGTCTTCCACCATCATCCCCAATATTCTGGTAATAAGTCCTGAATTTACCCACTTTATTGGCCATATCTTACCCCAAAACCTGAATTATACAGCCTTGAAATATTGCTTTGATTTTCTGGGCTACCCTGGCTCTAAACTTTCTGAACCAACATGATCATTAGATCAGTTGAATGAAATTTATTTCCTCAGGAAACAtgttaagaatataaaaatctaGGATTCTAAATATTAGCAGCAACTATCTGCTGAACAACTGTTCCctacttttatattaaaaaaatatataaaatcaactgaaaaataatataatcataaaTGAGGCTAGCCATATCTCCATGATGTAGAAGACATGGAATTGAGAGTCACCTGGGTTGGTGAACCACCATGCAAATGTTCACTCCTTCAAGAGCTTCACGTCTTAGTGCTCTAAGAAGGAGTTGAGATGATGCACTGTCCAACCCAGACGTGGGTTCATCCAAGATCATGAGTGAAGGTTCCATGACCATTTCCAATCCAACATTTACACGCTTCCTTTGGCCTCCAGATATCCCTCGCTTTTCTACAGTTCCAACCAAATGATTCCGTACAGATTGAAGCCCTAAGAATTCAATAACTCTTTCAACAATCAGAACTTTGTCTGGTTTTGGCAAGTCAGCAGATAGCCTttcacagtaaaaaaaattcattttagtaCCAAAATATTGAGACCTACAAAAGCTAGCACAAACAATAATATGTACCCAAGTATTAGCAAATAAGGGCATGAAATTAATCTAGACAAAAGAAAATTGATATAGTAGGCAAGCATCTAAGATGATgacaataagtttcaaaatgcTGCTTCTTGCTAGactatctaaaaataaatacgAATAGAAACTTAAAAGGCTATTTAATGACAACTTAAATATTCCATTTCCACAACATAGgctcaaattaaattataatcatAGTGCCACCAATACTTAAAGCATGTTGGCAAATGGTGACCAAGAAACCCCATGATTTTCCTCTAGTCAATAATACActtcaatttcttcattttcccaCCTAATACGAATCATTAAGAATTTAAgatataattgataataaagTTTCACGTAAACTGTCTAGTCTCTTATGTTTAAACCAGCTACTCCTTTTATATTGACGTGATCACAAAAAATGTAAGTGAAAGAGTATAACTTGATCCAGGAATAAGTAGAAAAGAAGGAGAATCTATTAAGTATAAATCTAGGACGCCAATGTTAAatgcataaacttgaaaaaaaaaaagagaatatacAGCATCTGGAATTTCAAACCATGTGATTTACCTGCACAGTGCACTGAACCGGAAATTTTCTTCCACCGTCAGGTTTCCATGAACTATATCATCTTGTGGCACAAAGCCAATAATTTTCTTATAGGAGTGGATTGATTCATTCTTTCCATTTATAAAAATGGAACCAGTCACCTTGCATCCAAATGCCTTCCCAGCTATTGCTGAAAGAAAAGTTGTCTTGCCCGCACCTGATGGACCCATGACAGCAGTGATGCGGCCAGGTTTAATTTTCCCAGTAACAGATCTCAATATATGTTTATTGTATGCTTTCAAAGTGAGAGTTAGATCTTTGaaagatatttcaattaaaGGCCTTTTCCTTTGTTCACTTCTGGTAGCCATACTAATTACTCCTGAGAAGGTAAGGTTCTTGTTTTCTTGTTGCTGAGCCTTCTCTTTCTCAAGTTGAGCATATGCATACTTAAAAATTTGGCTATGTGTATGCAGTTGCTTTTCTTTAGGCACTCTTGCTGTAACATTTTTATCTCTAGTTTCTATTTCTACACGAATGTTGTTCCTAATATTTGGatcattttttgtttcatgtatcaTCTGCATCAGATCATTGggttcttttcccttttcctttggCCAAGCTGATGAACTACCAACCATATTTGAGGTAATAGGATGTGAATGTGAAAACAATTCAATATCTGTTTCAGTAGTTGGttgattcaaaattttaatttcttcaggGTCTACGAAGTCCTTTTTTCGAGAAAATGTTTGCGATAGTTGAGCTTGCAGTCCACTTGCACCCTTCTTAGTAGCATCTTTTGCATCTTTCCATCTTTGGCGTGCATTTGCAGTCTTCCTTACACTTCTGGCTGCTGCTTCTCTGGACTTGGCCATTCTCCTTTCTCTAGTAGTGAGAACTTGGTCAGAACAGCTGTAGATAATGAGTAGCAAAGTACTCAAAGCAGCCTGCATAAGCAGTTAAAGACTGTTAACATCTACCAACATGGCCTGTGTAGCCTCTTTGGGAGCTGCCTTAATTGCATCCTCAAGGATGATGGTTTAGTTCCACATCAATTAGAGATATGGCTTAAATAGAGCTTATAAAACTTGGACAATTCTCACCTTACAAGCCGATTTTGTAGGATTGAATGAGGACCTAAGTCCAAATTCCACTAATAAATGCACATATATAAACTAATATGCCAATTCCATAATCCATCAAATTAAGAGGTAACAACTTACAATGAGCATAATTCCGTATGCATGCATATTTTGGGTCACAGTGTTTGAATCACATGAACTCAACCTGAAGCATCCTACAAGACAATCAGTAAATGGTCATATGTACTCCGGAAACATTTGGTCAGAAGCTTATGAGAGAATCTAAGACTGAAACACAGATGTCTAATTGCCATAATTCACAACACAATCCACGGGATC is a window from the Glycine max cultivar Williams 82 chromosome 2, Glycine_max_v4.0, whole genome shotgun sequence genome containing:
- the LOC100783798 gene encoding ABC transporter G family member 24 isoform X1 yields the protein MVSKDLLRVLLFLHVVASSVLFRGTQCQQISDDFDNPVVLPRVTQLVYAQISNMTSLLNNEIKSHSTFCVSDPDADWNKAFNFSSDLGFVSSCILKTKGDITQRLCTAAEIKFYLNSLLKRSSSANYLKPNKNCNLNSWVSGCEPGWACSVPKRQEVDLRNSQEIPARTTDCQACCEGFFCPHGITCMIPCPLGSYCPLATLNNATGVCEPYLYQLPPLQPNHTCGGANIWADVSSSSEMFCSAGSYCSTITKRIPCSSGHYCRMGSTSEQRCFRLSSCDSNTVTQNMHAYGIMLIAALSTLLLIIYSCSDQVLTTRERRMAKSREAAARSVRKTANARQRWKDAKDATKKGASGLQAQLSQTFSRKKDFVDPEEIKILNQPTTETDIELFSHSHPITSNMVGSSSAWPKEKGKEPNDLMQMIHETKNDPNIRNNIRVEIETRDKNVTARVPKEKQLHTHSQIFKYAYAQLEKEKAQQQENKNLTFSGVISMATRSEQRKRPLIEISFKDLTLTLKAYNKHILRSVTGKIKPGRITAVMGPSGAGKTTFLSAIAGKAFGCKVTGSIFINGKNESIHSYKKIIGFVPQDDIVHGNLTVEENFRFSALCRLSADLPKPDKVLIVERVIEFLGLQSVRNHLVGTVEKRGISGGQRKRVNVGLEMVMEPSLMILDEPTSGLDSASSQLLLRALRREALEGVNICMVVHQPSYALVQMFDDLILLAKGGLTVYHGSVKKVEKYFADLGINIPKRINPPDYFIDILEGIEVPSGSSGVSYKELPVRWMLHNGYPVPLDMQQNAAQFDMYATVNPAKETDPDSSGHEERSFVGELWDDVRNGMELKREKIRLNFLKSKDFSDRKTPGIFKQYKYFLIRVGKQRLREAKIQAIDYLILLLAGACLGALTKASDQTFGAAGYTYTVIAVSLLCKIAALRSFSLDKLHYWRESDSGMSSLAYFLSKDTIDHFNTVIKPVVYLSMFYFFTYPRSTFADNYIVLLCLVYCVTGVAYAFAILFEPGAAQLWSVLLPVVFTLIATQTKDSKFLKDIAYLCYSRWALEAFIIANAERYHGVWLLTRCGSLLKSGYNLNDWGLCISILILMGVIARAVAFISMLTFLKK
- the LOC100783798 gene encoding ABC transporter G family member 24 isoform X2, with product MVSKDLLRVLLFLHVVASSVLFRGTQCQQISDDFDNPVVLPRVTQLVYAQISNMTSLLNNEIKSHSTFCVSDPDADWNKAFNFSSDLGFVSSCILKTKGDITQRLCTAAEIKFYLNSLLKRSSSANYLKPNKNCNLNSWVSGCEPGWACSVPKRQEVDLRNSQEIPARTTDCQACCEGFFCPHGITCMIPCPLGSYCPLATLNNATGVCEPYLYQLPPLQPNHTCGGANIWADVSSSSEMFCSAGSYCSTITKRIPCSSGHYCRMGSTSEQRCFRLSSCDSNTVTQNMHAYGIMLIAALSTLLLIIYSCSDQVLTTRERRMAKSREAAARSVRKTANARQRWKDAKDATKKGASGLQAQLSQTFSRKKDFVDPEEIKILNQPTTETDIELFSHSHPITSNMVGSSSAWPKEKGKEPNDLMQMIHETKNDPNIRNNIRVEIETRDKNVTARVPKEKQLHTHSQIFKYAYAQLEKEKAQQQENKNLTFSGVISMATRSEQRKRPLIEISFKDLTLTLKAYNKHILRSVTGKIKPGRITAVMGPSGAGKTTFLSAIAGKAFGCKVTGSIFINGKNESIHSYKKIIGFVPQDDIVHGNLTVEENFRFSALCRLSADLPKPDKVLIVERVIEFLGLQSVRNHLVGTVEKRGISGGQRKRVNVGLEMVMEPSLMILDEPTSGLDSASSQLLLRALRREALEGVNICMVVHQPSYALVQMFDDLILLAKGGLTVYHGSVKKVEKYFADLGINIPKRINPPDYFIDILEGIEVPSGSSGVSYKELPVRWMLHNGYPVPLDMQQNAAQFDMYATVNPAKETDPDSSGHEERSFVGELWDDVRNGMELKREKIRLNFLKSKDFSDRKTPGIFKQYKYFLIRVGKQRLREAKIQAIDYLILLLAGACLGALTKASDQTFGAAGYTYTVIALFYAK